The Malus domestica chromosome 06, GDT2T_hap1 genome has a segment encoding these proteins:
- the LOC103424409 gene encoding uncharacterized protein has product MDMGDDSSRFCSLPATTSRNISTSSSAFFSANQSPFFSPRSPSCQLSESTRSDAPCDSMVLSTDPLSSSSGIPDLESLSNIRYKLANLSPAPAASVSGDFEKFDRVSSSTAISNSILSCQSHARAYDYSGQKERQRKHGRNYGASYTTGPASMTSNRLRSCDIFIGLHGRKPSLLRFANWLRVELEVQGMSCFVSDRARCRNSCKHGIVERAMDVSSFGIVILTRKSFRNPYTIEELRFFASKKNLVPIFYDLSPGDCLVRDIVEKRGELWEKHGGELWILYGGLEKEWKEALHSLSRVDEWKLEAQDGNWRDCILRAVTLLAIRLGRRSVVDRLKKWREVVDKEEFPFPRNENFVGRKKELSELEFILFGNVSGDAERDYFELKARPRRKNLTIGWGRSSSFDERRRERKLESGSRKGKEPVVWKESEKEIELQSTENPQRQSKPKSGGRYSRRKRSMKVVYGKGIACVSGDSGIGKTELLLEFAYRHHQRYKMVLWIGGESRYIRQNYLNLWSFLEVDVGVENCFDKNRIKSFEEQEDAAIARVRRELMRNMPFLVVIDNLESEKDWWDHKLVMDLLPRFGGDTHIIISTCLPSVMNLEPLKLSFLSGAEAMSLMRGSVKEYTENEELDALRAIEEKVGRSTLGLSIVGAILSELPILPSKLLETTSRMPLKEFSWSCRETNSLRRHTFLLQLFEVCFSIFDHADGPRSLATRMVQASTWFAPAAIPVSLLAQAAHKIPEKHQGTWLWRKLMNSLTCGFTSSYTKKSEADATSLLLRFNIARSSTKQDHIHFHELVKLYARMRVVTRVAQAMVQAVITHGSISQHSEHIWAACFLIFGFSHDPAVVELKVSDLLYLVKEVVLPLAIRTFITFSRCNAALELLRLCTNALEAADQAFVTPVEKWLDKSLCWRPIQTNAQLNPYLWQELALSRATVLETRAKLMLRGGQFDIADDLIRKALFIRTSICGEDHQDTVAARETLGKITRLLANVRIHTSP; this is encoded by the coding sequence ATGGATATGGGAGATGATAGCTCCAGGTTCTGTTCCTTACCGGCTACAACTTCGAGGAATATTTCAACCTCATCTTCGGCATTCTTTTCAGCAAATCAGTCGCCTTTCTTTTCCCCAAGATCGCCTTCTTGTCAACTATCTGAATCAACGAGGTCCGATGCTCCATGTGACAGCATGGTTTTAAGTACAGACCCCCTTAGTTCCAGCTCTGGAATTCCAGACCTTGAATCTCTATCAAACATCAGATATAAATTGGCAAACTTATCACCGGCCCCAGCTGCATCAGTTTCAGGCGATTTTGAGAAGTTTGATCGCGTGTCTTCCTCAACAGCCATTTCTAACAGTATTCTATCTTGTCAGAGCCATGCCCGGGCATATGATTATTCTGGGCAAAAAGAGAGGCAGAGAAAGCATGGGAGAAACTATGGAGCCTCATATACAACAGGTCCAGCTTCAATGACATCTAACAGACTGAGGAGCTGTGATATTTTCATAGGTTTGCATGGCCGTAAACCTTCTTTGCTGAGGTTTGCTAATTGGCTCCGAGTTGAGTTGGAAGTTCAGGGGATGAGTTGCTTTGTATCTGATAGAGCTCGATGTAGGAACTCCTGCAAACATGGAATTGTTGAGAGGGCCATGGATGTTTCTTCTTTTGGGATTGTCATCTTAACAAGGAAGTCATTCCGAAATCCATACACCATCGAGGAACTGCGATTTTTCGCTAGCAAGAAGAACTTGGTCCCAATATTCTATGATTTGAGTCCAGGTGATTGCCTTGTCAGGGATATCGTTGAGAAGAGAGGAGAGCTGTGGGAAAAACATGGGGGAGAATTATGGATTTTGTATGGAGGGCTTGAGAAGGAGTGGAAAGAAGCTCTTCATAGCCTCTCTCGGGTGGATGAGTGGAAATTGGAGGCTCAGGATGGTAACTGGAGAGATTGTATATTAAGGGCTGTCACATTATTAGCAATTAGATTAGGGAGGAGAAGTGTTGTAGATCGGTTAAAGAAGTGGAGAGAGGTGGTGGATAAAGAGGAGTTCCCTTTCCCTCGAAATGAGAACTTCGTTGGCAGGAAGAAGGAACTGTCTGAGCTGGAATTCATACTTTTTGGCAATGTCAGTGGAGACGCAGAAAGAGATTATTTTGAGCTTAAGGCTAGGCCTAGACGAAAGAACTTGACAATTGGGTGGGGTAGGAGCAGTTCATTTGACGAAAGGCGAAGGGAACGAAAACTGGAGAGTGGAAGCAGAAAGGGAAAAGAACCAGTTGTGTGGAAGGAATCAGAGAAAGAGATTGAGTTGCAAAGCACAGAAAATCCTCAAAGACAATCAAAGCCAAAAAGTGGTGGAAGATATTCAAGGAGGAAAAGATCAATGAAGGTTGTGTATGGAAAGGGGATTGCTTGTGTGTCTGGGGACTCGGGAATTGGCAAGACGGAACTTCTTCTCGAATTTGCTTACAGACATCACCAGAGGTACAAGATGGTTTTATGGATAGGAGGGGAGAGTAGGTATATTAGGCAAAACTATTTGAATCTCTGGTCATTTCTAGAAGTTGATGTAGGGGTTGAAAATTGCTTTGACAAAAACAGAATCAAAAGCTTTGAAGAACAGGAAGATGCAGCCATAGCTAGAGTACGCAGAGAACTCATGAGAAACATGCCATTTTTGGTAGTGATTGATAACTTAGAAAGTGAAAAGGATTGGTGGGATCATAAACTTGTAATGGATCTTCTTCCCCGTTTTGGCGGTGATACACACATAATAATATCCACATGCCTTCCTTCTGTGATGAATTTGGAGCCCTTGAAACTCTCATTCTTATCCGGGGCTGAGGCAATGTCGCTTATGCGGGGTAGTGTAAAAGAATACACAGAAAATGAAGAATTGGATGCTTTACGGGCTATTGAGGAGAAAGTGGGACGCTCCACCTTGGGACTTTCTATTGTAGGTGCAATATTGTCCGAGCTGCCCATACTTCCAAGTAAGCTGTTGGAGACAACTAGTAGAATGCCCTTAAAAGAATTTTCATGGAGTTGCAGGGAGACTAATTCGTTGAGGCGGCATACTTTCCTTCTGCAACTCTTCGAGgtgtgtttttcaatttttgatcatgCAGATGGTCCAAGGAGCTTGGCAACGAGAATGGTCCAGGCAAGTACTTGGTTTGCACCGGCCGCAATTCCAGTTTCTTTGTTGGCCCAAGCTGCTCACAAAATACCAGAAAAGCATCAAGGGACGTGGTTATGGAGAAAGCTGATGAATTCTCTAACTTGTGGCTTTACTTCATCATACACCAAAAAATCAGAAGCAGATGCGACTTCCCTGTTGTTAAGGTTTAACATTGCTAGAAGCAGCACCAAACAAGACCATATCCATTTCCATGAACTCGTCAAGCTTTATGCTCGCATGAGAGTAGTGACCAGAGTTGCACAAGCGATGGTTCAAGCTGTCATCACTCATGGATCGATATCTCAACACTCGGAACATATCTGGGCAGCCTGTTTCTTGATATTTGGATTCAGCCATGACCCTGCAGTCGTTGAACTTAAGGTGTCGGACCTGCTGTACCTTGTCAAGGAAGTGGTGTTGCCTCTTGCCATCCGGACCTTCATAACATTCTCTCGTTGCAATGCTGCCCTAGAACTCCTCCGCCTATGCACCAACGCCCTGGAAGCAGCAGACCAAGCGTTCGTAACCCCAGTCGAGAAGTGGCTCGATAAATCTCTTTGTTGGAGGCCGATCCAGACTAATGCTCAGCTGAATCCTTACCTTTGGCAGGAGCTCGCGCTATCAAGAGCCACAGTGCTGGAAACTAGGGCAAAGCTGATGCTAAGAGGGGGACAATTCGACATAGCAGATGATCTAATTAGGAAGGCGCTTTTTATCAGAACTTCAATTTGTGGTGAAGATCACCAAGACACCGTAGCTGCTCGTGAAACTCTTGGCAAAATCACCAGGCTTCTTGCAAATGTTCGTATTCATACTTCACCATAG